From the genome of Impatiens glandulifera chromosome 9, dImpGla2.1, whole genome shotgun sequence, one region includes:
- the LOC124915634 gene encoding probable calcium-binding protein CML45, with the protein MSTFPIEKPTTINMFSMFPALIFFRFFVDWAKKIYKNLSKSQLCVQSELGGLPFLNELVKAEEGEEKDSDMLREEYGGGSIRREDVEMVMGRMGFCFNVEDDEDENERVILNSEQMSKLFEEKEASLEEVKAAFDVFDENQDGFLDSEEVQRVVCNLMGFKVGSGFQEMIRPFDLNGDGKIDFQEFVKLMENSFCS; encoded by the coding sequence ATGTCTACCTTTCCAATTGAGAAACCCACCACCATTAACATGTTTTCCATGTTCCCAGCactcatcttcttcaggttctTTGTTGATTGGGCAAAGAAGATTTACAAAAACTTGTCAAAATCACAGCTTTGCGTTCAATCAGAATTAGGAGGTCTCCCGTTCTTGAACGAATTAGTGAAGGCTGAGGAGGGGGAGGAGAAGGATTCAGATATGCTGAGAGAAGAATATGGCGGCGGGAGCATACGCAGGGAAGACGTGGAGATGGTGATGGGGAGAATGGGGTTCTGTTTTAATGTTGAAGATGACGAGGATGAGAATGAGAGGGTGATATTGAATTCAGAGCAAATGTCGAAactttttgaagaaaaagaagcgAGCTTGGAGGAGGTGAAGGCAGCTTTCGATGTGTTTGATGAGAATCAAGATGGGTTTCTTGACTCGGAAGAAGTGCAGAGAGTTGTCTGTAATTTAATGGGTTTCAAAGTGGGATCCGGATTCCAGGAGATGATTAGACCGTTTGATCTTAATGGGGATGGGAAGATTGATTTTCAAGAGTTTGTCAAACTCATGGAGAACAGCTTTTGCTCATAG
- the LOC124914796 gene encoding granule-bound starch synthase 2, chloroplastic/amyloplastic-like, with protein MEVNYFNTYIDGVDFVFIESAMFRNLENDIYGGKREDILKRMVLFCKAAVEVPWFVPCGGTCYGDGNLVFIANDWHTSLLPVYLKAYYRDHGKMQYARSVLVIHNIAHQGRGPLDEFPKLDLPHHYVDLFKTHDPIGGEHMNIFAAGLKMADRVVTVSHGYASEVKTLEGGWGLHGIINNNEWKLNPIMNGIDPDDWNPELDLNLRSDGYVNYSVETLRTGKSKCKAALQKELGFPVREDVPLIGFIGRLDHQKGVDLIAEAIPWMLDQNVQLVMLGTGRPDLEEMLTRFESHHQGKIRGWVGFSVKTAHRITAGADVLLMPSRFEPCGLNQLYAMQYGTIPVVHAVGGLKDTVEPFDPFNNKGFGWTFNGAEANRLIEALGNCLLTYREYKESWEGIQMRGMMQDLSWDRAAEKYEQVLVAAKYQW; from the exons ATGGAGGTGAACTACTTCAACACCTACATAGACGGCGTCGACTTTGTTTTCATCGAGAGCGCTATGTTTCGGAACCTAGAGAACGATATATATGGAGGGAAACGTGAG GATATATTGAAACGCATGGTGTTATTCTGCAAAGCTGCTGTTGAG GTTCCTTGGTTCGTTCCGTGCGGAGGGACGTGCTATGGAGATGGGAATTTGGTGTTCATCGCCAATGACTGGCACACTTCTTTGTTGCCAGTTTACCTCAAAGCCTATTATCGCGATCATGGTAAAATGCAATACGCAAGGTCTGTCCTGGTCATTCATAACATTGCTCATCAGGGTCGTGGTCCGCTGGACGAATTTCCAAAATTGGATCTTCCACATCATTATGTGGACCTGTTTAAGACGCACGACCCGATTGGTGGAGAACACATGAATATCTTTGCAGCCGGTTTGAAGATGGCTGACCGTGTTGTCACGGTCAGTCACGGATACGCTAGTGAGGTCAAGACACTGGAGGGTGGTTGGGGTCTTCACGGGATTATTAACAATAACGAATGGAAGCTAAACCCAATCATGAACGGAATCGACCCAGATGACTGGAACCCAGAATTGGATTTAAACCTGAGGAGCGACGGGTACGTTAACTACTCGGTGGAGACTCTACGAACAGGGAAATCCAAGTGCAAGGCCGCCCTGCAGAAAGAGCTTGGCTTTCCGGTTAGGGAAGACGTCCCGTTAATCGGTTTTATAGGGAGATTAGATCATCAGAAAGGAGTTGATCTTATAGCCGAGGCAATCCCATGGATGTTGGATCAGAACGTGCAGCTAGTCATGCTTGGAACAGGAAGGCCCGACCTTGAAGAGATGCTCACCCGATTCGAGTCTCATCACCAAGGCAAAATCAGAGGATGGGTCGGCTTCTCTGTCAAGACCGCTCACAGGATAACGGCCGGAGCCGATGTTCTGCTAATGCCATCCAGATTCGAGCCGTGCGGGCTGAACCAGCTGTATGCAATGCAGTACGGGACGATTCCTGTGGTTCACGCGGTAGGTGGGCTCAAGGACACTGTGGAGCCGTTTGATCCGTTTAATAATAAGGGATTCGGTTGGACATTCAATGGGGCGGAAGCAAACAGGTTGATCGAGGCATTGGGGAATTGCTTGCTGACTTACAGAGAGTATAAGGAGAGTTGGGAAGGAATTCAAATGAGGGGCATGATGCAAGATCTAAGCTGGGACCGTGCTGCAGAGAAGTATGAACAAGTACTTGTAGCTGCTAAATATCAATGGTGA
- the LOC124914798 gene encoding defective in cullin neddylation protein AAR3-like: MDSDQFDIFDIYRRYCVITSTLASEGAEPEDDESKIHESRLSLAFLLKFVDSRVRVSNAGRDMIFEEISLLMSTLNFTGDFREFSRFYDFVFFVSLENGQKCISVSRAVCNWRLVLAGRFRLLNQWCDFVEKNHRHNISMDTWREVLAFSCCFADESFEGYDPEGSWPVLIDDFVEHMYKFGGVSTKPKTNIDKHPSQSCNMDYSESTLKNCLGLKRKHCEDFQGYGLLEPSYNYNQYANFFQSNKKRHHDEGRLIS, translated from the exons ATGGACTCCGATCAATTCGACATCTTCGATATCTACAGACGATACTGCG TTATTACATCTACTCTTGCAAGTGAAGGCGCGGAGCCTGAAGACGATGAATCAAAAATACATGAATCAAGATTGTCACTAGCTTTTCTTCTAAAGTTTGTAGACTCAAGGGTCCGTGTAAG TAATGCTGGCAGGGATATGATCTTCGAGGAAATCTCCTTGCTTATGTCGACACTAAATTTTACG GGAGATTTCAGGGAGTTCTCGCGCTTCTATGATTTCGTGTTTTTTGTTTCCCTTGAAAATGGCCAGAAGTGTATAA GTGTAAGTCGCGCAGTTTGTAATTGGAGATTAGTGCTGGCTGGTAGGTTTAGATTGCTGAATCAATGGTGTGACTTTGTTGAG AAAAATCATCGGCATAACATTTCTATGGATACATGGAGAGAAGTCTTGGCATTCAGCTGTTGTTTTGCAGATGAAAGTTTCGAAGGATATGACCCAGAAG GATCTTGGCCAGTTCTAATAGATGATTTCGTAGAGCACATGTACAAGTTTGGTGGAGTTAGTACGAAACCAAAAACAAACATTGACAAGCACCCATCTCAATCCTGTAACATGGATTATTCAGAGTCTA CATTGAAAAACTGTCTTGGATTAAAGAGGAAGCATTGCGAAGATTTTCAGGGATATGGACTACTAGAACCTTCCTACAACTACAACCAGTATGCTAACTTCTTCCAGTCTAATAAGAAAAGGCATCATGATGAAGGACGTTTGATTAGTTAG
- the LOC124915605 gene encoding E3 ubiquitin-protein ligase MPSR1-like, translating to MSSSEQPETPSNPATSVNRTLTAVFPFILGFTSTTHQPSDNRQNNRPLPDLPEGFVILNPLVTIPYLNLETLFSQMMLPKSGPLPASKASIDAMPVVEVTEESLEECPICLSEYEIGGELKEMPCKHRFHMGCIEKWLGMNGSCPVCRYSMPVETKEEEERGRTVGELSVTFQFEFAGGRTRNNNNNNQDSDLRGSGENPTPPSTEEADCNS from the coding sequence ATGTCGTCGTCTGAACAGCCAGAAACGCCTTCCAACCCAGCAACCTCTGTAAACAGAACCCTAACCGCCGTTTTCCCTTTCATTCTAGGTTTCACCTCCACCACCCATCAACCGTCGGACAACCGACAGAACAACAGACCATTACCAGATCTTCCTGAAggttttgttattttaaatccTCTGGTAACGATTCCATACTTAAATTTAGAAACCCTGTTTTCTCAAATGATGTTGCCTAAAAGCGGCCCATTACCAGCATCGAAAGCGTCGATTGACGCGATGCCTGTTGTTGAAGTGACGGAGGAGAGTTTAGAAGAATGTCCGATTTGTTTGTCTGAATATGAAATTGGCGGCGAATTGAAGGAGATGCCTTGTAAGCATCGGTTCCATATGGGTTGTATTGAGAAGTGGTTGGGTATGAATGGGTCGTGTCCGGTTTGTAGGTATAGTATGCCGGTCGAAACGAAGGAGGAGGAAGAAAGAGGGAGGACCGTTGGAGAGTTAAGTGTTACGTTCCAGTTTGAGTTTGCCGGCGGTCGGACaaggaataataataataataatcaggATTCCGATCTAAGAGGAAGCGGCGAAAATCCAACTCCTCCTTCTACGGAAGAGGCTGATTGCAATTCATGA